Genomic window (Rosa chinensis cultivar Old Blush chromosome 6, RchiOBHm-V2, whole genome shotgun sequence):
AACACGACCATAAACAACAACATCCAATGTGAAACAATACCCAACCTGGCTTTTTCAATTTGTTACTTCAATACGGCTATATCCGACATCTTTCCTTAaccccttttctttcatcaactCCCTCAAATGATTAATCTCATGCCACATACCGAACCTGGCATATAAATTTGATAGCAAAACATAAATACCATCATTATGAGGATTCAACTCAAGTGCCCATTGAGCAGCCAGTTTACCCAATTCAACATCACCTTGATCTTTGCAAGCATTAAGCAAAGCTCCCCACATAGGGACAGTGCAGCTGCTGTGACCTTTATTAAGCATCTCATCAATGAGCTTCCATGCCTTGCCCAATTCACCAGCTCTACACAGCAAATCAACTAGACAGCTGTAGTGTTCTGGACCTGGTTTCAAGCTGAACTTGAGTTCCATGGATTCAAAATACTCAATGCCGAGCTGCAATTGACCGGTGCGAGCACAAGCAGAGATGACTGTCACAAATGCCACCCCATCTGGGCTAATTCCTTCCATCAACATATCTTTGAATAGTTCAAGTACCTCTTTATAGTATCCATTTCTACCACACACACCAAGCAATGAAGTCCACATAACCACATCTCTTTTCCCCTCTCCTTTTCcatcaaaattgaaaactttCTGAGCCTTGGCTACCAGCCCACATTTACCATACATTTCAATCAATGAACTCAGCAGAAACACATCACTTCCCACATCATAAACCGAACGCATCAAATAACCATGTACCTGCCTACCCAATTCAACTGCAGCTAGCCCAGCACAGGCACGTAATGCCGCAGACAATGTGAAGTGATCATACTCCAAACTCAGTGCCGGCATCTTCCTGATCAATTCTACTGCCTCTGTCCACAACTTGGCATCACCATAACCTGATAAAAGTGCGTTTGCACAAACAGTGTTTCTCAgcggcatttcatcaaacacttgGCCTGCATCTCCTATAACCAATGACTTGGCATACAAGTCAATCAGAGCACTCCCAACAAAAACACTGGAGCACCAGCCTGACTTTACCACATGGGCATGTATCTTTCTACCGAAGCCAACATCTTTAATAGAAGATGCAGCAGTTAAAGAACTACACAAAGCATACGTATCTATAGGAACGCCGCTACTGTGCATGAATGATAAGGTTTTGAGAGCAAGAAAACTGAACCCATTTCGGCAGAAGTCAGCCATTAACACATTGAATGGTAATTCGCTTTTGGGTTTCATGCATTTGAAGAAGTGGGTCAGTGTCTGGAGGTTGTGTTGGGGAAGGCATTTGGTGTATGAGAGGATAAGTTTAGCGTGAAAATGAGGGGATATGATAAGCAACCCTGTTGTTAGAAGGTGAGCATGGAGTTTCTTAACGGCGCTTTGATTCTTGGTTTGAGAAATGTGGTGTATAAAACGAGTAATGAAATCAGAGCTTTGTGTTCTATATAGAGAGAAATAGTTGGACATCAAAAACTGGATAATAGGCTTCAGAACTCAGAAGTAACCCGACTAAAATTTAGTAATAAGGACAACTCCAATAATTGGGTGTCATACTCATACCAGAAtttgttggaaaatttaatattaagtattttatttttcataatttgtggatgaataattagtgaaaatgtGTGAAGTCGAATATTTGTAAATAACTATGTTATGAGAAATCATGACTGATCACAAAAGATAACTTTTGGTGAAAAGTCATCTCTCCTCCAAAAGTCACCTTACATCTATAAAACACTTGCCACACCATATTCTGAAAATGACTTCTTGAAttcattttcctcttcttcatttaCATATGAGTTTTCCTAGTGTCATGAAAACCAATTGAGTCTTTTTCAAGAGAGAGTTCATACACAATCTAAGTTCGCTATTCTTGAGGTTTGGAGTGCTACTACCACAAGAAGAAGGTCGTTGTATCCTGGGAGACGTTTGCCATTAAAACCTTGAAGCACCGATGAGGAGGCAATTTCGTCTTAAGGACATAGAACCAAGTTCTAGACTCGACCAAATTGTTTAAGGTTTTTCTAACTTTTATCAGTTTTATTTTGGTTAGATTTATCTGTtggaaaatttaatattaagtattttattttccataatttgtggATGAATAATTACTGAAAATGTGTGAAGTTGAATATTTGTAAATGACTATGTTATGAGAAATCATGGCTGATCACAAAAGATAACTTTTGGTGAAAAGTCACCTCTCCTCCAAAAGTCACCTTACATCTATAAAACACTTGCCACACCATATTCTGAAAATGACTTCTTGAATTCATTTTCGTCTTCTTCTTTTACATATGAGTTTTCCTAGTGTCATGAAAACCAATTGAGTCTTTTTCAAGAGAGAGTTCATATATACACAATCTAAGTTCGCTGTTCTTGAGGTTTGGAGTGCTACTACCACAAGAAGAAGGTCGTTGTATCCTGGGAGACGTTTGCCATTAAAATCCTTTAAGCACCGATGAGGAGGCAATTTCGTCTTAAGGACATAGAACCAAGTTCTAGACTCGACCATATTGTTTAAGGCTTTTCTAACTTTTATTGGTTTTATTTTGGTTAGATTTATCTGCATAAatgtttcttgattttattataaatataGCAATTAGACCAACATATTTACCAACATTATCTGCATAAATGTTCCttgattttcttataaataTAGCAATTAGACCAACATATTTACCAACAATCTTAAGACGAAATCTTTGCATTTGGTCATTTGCTATATCTATGTTTCGATATCAGTTTATACCTGGACATGCATTACTGACTATGTCAACATTCTATTTTGATATCTTGAGGATAGAATTAATATTTGATTCTAATTGTATATGATTTGCCTGTTGCGCACTTGAATATGAGTAATCAATTATAAATATAACTGCAGATGGTACTAGTTGGCTTAAATGTGAAGAGGTATGTTTGAATTTGCATCTTACAGTTCAATGaccaatttatttaattttccgATTGAATTGCATGTTATTTTGAAACTGATAATAAAGCAATAATGCTACATATATGGCTTAATTGACATAGCCATAACTGTTGGGAACTGGTACATGTATTTACATGCGCAACTGGTCATTGACTAGGTTGATTTCTATCAAAGAGATAGCAATATGTTGCTATACGTATGGTGGAAAGAATACGGATATGCATATATCACAAAATGAAAAGTTTCCAGAATAtgcatatatctatatgtaatttATCGATATGATGCGGCATTAATTCATGCCTAATTATTGAAAATGCATGTGTCTGCATCTATTTGCTTACGCACGTATTAACGTATATGCATATATTTACAAGTGATTTAAAAATTGTCAATTAGTGTGatgatatatatgcatttgatCATACAAATAGACAAAATCTGGGTTTTGACTTTCTGAACAGTCACGGTGGTTGATATATAAATGATGCAATATCTGTGAAGTCGTGTGCATATGTGCAACTATTATTGTGTttgatttaataattttttatttaattgttAAGTTAAATAGTCCTCACTGTCATTCTGAATTATTGACTTTGAAAGCCTTCATGTGCTGCTTGCTTTAAAACCCAATATGATCGACTACAATAAGTATCAGAACCGAGGACCATATATGTTTGCGGTGCAAAAATGCTTATAAAGAAAGTTCTGTTGATTTCTTGTTTACATTTAAGCTACGAAGATTTCTTTATAGAAAGTAATTTGTGATGAAACCATCAAATTGAGAAATGTAACGGTGGTGAGACCGTTCAAAGTTCCTACTTCTTAAGGGATATATCATATCTCATAATAATGAGAGAATAGTGGGGGTAGTCAGTAAACTCTCTTTAAAATTAAATCTCCACTAAAGAAGATAAATGGAACGTTCTTTGAAAGAACAACAGAATGACAGATTTTGGTGATTAGCGGTCTTGAAGACTTAGAAAACTATGGAGGACGCTCTGCTAAATTGTTAATAAGCATCATAGATTTGTGGAGAGATGCTTTGCTAATCACAAAGAAAGTACCTCTAAATTGTGGGGGTGTGGCTAAATGAATTTTAGTCAATACAAGTAGTGAGTCTCGACCAATTGGTGTACTGAAGACTTGACTTGGTAACAACTACTCTCGAATAGAATTAAAGTTCAAAGTTCCTACTTCTTAAGGGATATATCATATCTCATAATAATGAGAGAATAGTGGGGGTAGTCAGTAAACTCTCTTTAAAATTAAATCTCCACTAAAGAAGATAAATGGAACGTTCTTTGAAAGAACAACAGAATGACAGATTTTGGTGATTAGCGGTCTTGAAGGCTTAGAAAACTATGGAGGACGCTCTGCTAAATAGTTAATAAGCATCATAGATTTGTGGAGAGATGCTTTGCTAATCACAAAGAAAGTACCTCTAAATTGTGGGGGTGTGGCTAAATGAATTTTAGTCAATACAAGTAGTGAGTCTCGACCAATTGGTGTACTGAAGACTTGACTTGGTAACAACTACTCTCGAATAGAATTATAGTTCAAAGTTCCTACTTC
Coding sequences:
- the LOC112169396 gene encoding pentatricopeptide repeat-containing protein At1g77170, mitochondrial — its product is MSNYFSLYRTQSSDFITRFIHHISQTKNQSAVKKLHAHLLTTGLLIISPHFHAKLILSYTKCLPQHNLQTLTHFFKCMKPKSELPFNVLMADFCRNGFSFLALKTLSFMHSSGVPIDTYALCSSLTAASSIKDVGFGRKIHAHVVKSGWCSSVFVGSALIDLYAKSLVIGDAGQVFDEMPLRNTVCANALLSGYGDAKLWTEAVELIRKMPALSLEYDHFTLSAALRACAGLAAVELGRQVHGYLMRSVYDVGSDVFLLSSLIEMYGKCGLVAKAQKVFNFDGKGEGKRDVVMWTSLLGVCGRNGYYKEVLELFKDMLMEGISPDGVAFVTVISACARTGQLQLGIEYFESMELKFSLKPGPEHYSCLVDLLCRAGELGKAWKLIDEMLNKGHSSCTVPMWGALLNACKDQGDVELGKLAAQWALELNPHNDGIYVLLSNLYARFGMWHEINHLRELMKEKGLRKDVGYSRIEVTN